From one Larimichthys crocea isolate SSNF chromosome XVIII, L_crocea_2.0, whole genome shotgun sequence genomic stretch:
- the efhc2 gene encoding EF-hand domain-containing family member C2 isoform X1, whose protein sequence is MALPFLPGNSPNKQLGKERFHKSQHFDYSNGVHMLVGSAKPGIGGELLADQKIKPKYSVYPQGQGSHLPSWVAFDKQALCFEAYFQEAVLQSRDETYRIRKCKIFFYLEDDTIQVVEPEYKNSRIPQGTLIYRQRIPLPPPDDDQFYNIFHFNISQQMVLYSRTFTLTNCDSFTRNFLTKLGVHLNDSTTVPDDPYSNLREETEKSMKPLRPYERHDTLKQFLDHDRKVLRFFCLWNDTGSVFGDSRDLILHYFLADDTIEIREVISPNSGRDTVAKFLHRSKLPKCPARMKQPGEITDRTVLNVFASPSQGKRFILDSLKTGAVHEDFYKDCDLTVGGEVNVWGRRVIITDCDDFTKDYYRSKYGIEDFTPVQYKASTAPQTLRPVPPYNGFGSEEDSLSSCKGLLPKPPKADFQKFMEKDRCGLDSNVLNFRAKMVTTDAVDRDRVFIISFYLCDDSISVFERPQRNSGVLGGKFLQRGRIKKPGQELFKSELSEYFTAQDLYVGVTLCLNNKHFQLLDADEYTFNYMEQHAEEFPKANVGNILSKLRSTPEEKQSEIRKFLALSDPSNTGFIPYESLRGLLMGLDCGLSVHEVLVLCRRFSEREQPQVDLGLMLAVAQDFLKKKNFEELPDMARAFTHQDRHKTGRLSTKETRTVCKAFQLPLPDNLLGGLLSKFADGDDIDYHAFLAGINWIEHPAPSVVPEDTFKFEMDARFDAGGATVKNINYSSLLGDVFSLQSINGDPTTATSA, encoded by the exons ATGGCCTTACCGTTTCTACCCGGGAATTCTCCTAATAAACAG CTGGGGAAGGAGAGATTTCACAAATCCCAACATTTTGACTATTCCAATGGAGTTCATATGTTGGTGGGATCTGCGAAGCCAGGCATCGGAGGAGAGCTGTTAGCTGACCAGAAGATTAAACCAAAATATTCTGTTTACCCTCAAGGACAGGGCAGTCATTTACCATCATGGGTAGCCTTTGACAAACAG GCCTTGTGTTTTGAAGCATACTTTCAGGAGGCTGTGCTTCAGTCACGAGATGAGACATACAGAATCAGGAAGTGTAAAATCTTCTTCTACCTGGAAGATGATACCATACAGGTGGTGGAACCAGAATACAAGAACAGTCGCATCCCTCAAG GAACACTTATTTATCGCCAGCGTATCCCACTGCCACCACCGGATGATGACCAGTTCTACAACATCTTCCATTTTAACATCAGCCAACAGATGGTGCTGTACTCACGCACATTCACTCTGACCAACTGTGACTCTTTTACAAGGAATTTTCTCACAAAACTTGGGGTGCACCTAAATGACAGTACCACTGTACCTGATGACCCCTACAGCAACCTCCGGGAAGAG ACTGAGAAAAGCATGAAGCCACTTCGGCCATATGAGAGGCATGACACACTTAAGCAATTCCTGGACCATGACCGCAAAGTCCTGCGCTTCTTTTGCCTCTGGAATGACACAGGGAGCGTTTTTGGGGATTCCCGGGACCTCATACTGCACTACTTCCTGGCTGATGACACCATAGAGATCCGGGAGGTCATCTCACCAAACTCCGGGAGAGATACCGTGGCCAAGTTTTTACACCGCAGCAAACTACCTAAG TGTCCAGCCCGAATGAAGCAGCCTGGAGAGATCACAGACCGCACGGTGCTCAATGTGTTTGCCTCCCCAAGTCAGGGAAAACGCTTCATACTGGACAGCCTCAAG aCAGGCGCTGTCCATGAGGACTTTTATAAGGACTGTGATCTGACTGTGGGTGGGGAGGTGAACGTGTGGGGCAGAAGAGTGATCATCACTGACTGTGATGACTTCACCAAAGACTACTACCGCTCCAAATATGGCATAG AGGACTTCACCCCAGTGCAGTACAAAGCTTCCACAGCCCCCCAAACCCTGAGGCCTGTGCCCCCCTACAATGGCTTTGGCTCAGAGGAGGACTCACTAAGCTCCTGCAAGGGCCTTCTGCCCAAGCCTCCAAAGGCAGATTTCCAAAAATTCATGGAGAAAGACAG ATGTGGCCTAGATAGTAATGTGCTGAATTTCCGTGCCAAGATGGTGACCACCGATGCAGTTGACAGAGACAGGGTATTCATCATCTCCTTCTATCTCTGCGATGACTCCATCAGTGTGTTTGAACGTCCACAGAGGAATTCAG GTGTGCTTGGTGGTAAGTTTCTGCAGCGTGGTCGTATAAAGAAGCCAGGCCAGGAGCTGTTTAAGAGCGAGCTGTCTGAGTACTTCACAGCTCAGGATCTATACGTGGGAGTTACCCTCTGCCTCAACAATAAGCATTTCCAACTTCTGGATGCTGATGAATACACATTTAACTACATGGAGCAACATGCCGAGGAG TTCCCCAAAGCCAATGTGGGCAACATCCTCAGTAAACTACGTTCCACTCCAGAggagaaacagagtgaaatcAGGAAGTTCCTGGCTCTCAGTGACCCCAGCAATACTGGTTTCATCCCGTATGAATCACTCAG GGGCCTGCTAATGGGCCTGGACTGCGGTCTGTCTGTGCATGAGGTGCTGGTTCTATGCCGACGTTTCTCAGAGCGTGAGCAGCCTCAGGTGGACTTGGGTCTGATGCTGGCTGTGGCCCAGGACTTCCTTAAAAAGAAGAACTTTGAAGAACTCCCCGACATGGCCAGAGCCTTCACACACCAGGATCGACACAA AACTGGTCGTCTTTCCACCAAAGAGACAAGGACTGTCTGTAAGGCCTTCCAGCTTCCTCTGCCTGACAACCTGCTGGGAGGTCTGCTCAGCAA ATTTGCAGATGGGGATGACATTGACTACCATGCATTCCTGGCAGGCATTAACTGGATAGAGCACCCTGCTCCCTCAGTAGTGCCTGAAGACACCTTCAag TTTGAAATGGATGCGAGGTTTGATGCTGGTGGGGCTACAGTGAAAAACATCAACTACTCTTCCCTCCTGGGTGACGTATTCAGCCTTCAGTCAATCAACGGTGACCCAACAACCGCCACATCAGCATAG
- the efhc2 gene encoding EF-hand domain-containing family member C2 isoform X2 has protein sequence MALPFLPGNSPNKQLGKERFHKSQHFDYSNGVHMLVGSAKPGIGGELLADQKIKPKYSVYPQGQGSHLPSWVAFDKQALCFEAYFQEAVLQSRDETYRIRKCKIFFYLEDDTIQVVEPEYKNSRIPQGTLIYRQRIPLPPPDDDQFYNIFHFNISQQMVLYSRTFTLTNCDSFTRNFLTKLGVHLNDSTTVPDDPYSNLREETEKSMKPLRPYERHDTLKQFLDHDRKVLRFFCLWNDTGSVFGDSRDLILHYFLADDTIEIREVISPNSGRDTVAKFLHRSKLPKCPARMKQPGEITDRTVLNVFASPSQGKRFILDSLKTGAVHEDFYKDCDLTVGGEVNVWGRRVIITDCDDFTKDYYRSKYGIEDFTPVQYKASTAPQTLRPVPPYNGFGSEEDSLSSCKGLLPKPPKADFQKFMEKDRCGLDSNVLNFRAKMVTTDAVDRDRVFIISFYLCDDSISVFERPQRNSGVLGGKFLQRGRIKKPGQELFKSELSEYFTAQDLYVGVTLCLNNKHFQLLDADEYTFNYMEQHAEEFPKANVGNILSKLRSTPEEKQSEIRKFLALSDPSNTGFIPYESLRGLLMGLDCGLSVHEVLVLCRRFSEREQPQVDLGLMLAVAQDFLKKKNFEELPDMARAFTHQDRHN, from the exons ATGGCCTTACCGTTTCTACCCGGGAATTCTCCTAATAAACAG CTGGGGAAGGAGAGATTTCACAAATCCCAACATTTTGACTATTCCAATGGAGTTCATATGTTGGTGGGATCTGCGAAGCCAGGCATCGGAGGAGAGCTGTTAGCTGACCAGAAGATTAAACCAAAATATTCTGTTTACCCTCAAGGACAGGGCAGTCATTTACCATCATGGGTAGCCTTTGACAAACAG GCCTTGTGTTTTGAAGCATACTTTCAGGAGGCTGTGCTTCAGTCACGAGATGAGACATACAGAATCAGGAAGTGTAAAATCTTCTTCTACCTGGAAGATGATACCATACAGGTGGTGGAACCAGAATACAAGAACAGTCGCATCCCTCAAG GAACACTTATTTATCGCCAGCGTATCCCACTGCCACCACCGGATGATGACCAGTTCTACAACATCTTCCATTTTAACATCAGCCAACAGATGGTGCTGTACTCACGCACATTCACTCTGACCAACTGTGACTCTTTTACAAGGAATTTTCTCACAAAACTTGGGGTGCACCTAAATGACAGTACCACTGTACCTGATGACCCCTACAGCAACCTCCGGGAAGAG ACTGAGAAAAGCATGAAGCCACTTCGGCCATATGAGAGGCATGACACACTTAAGCAATTCCTGGACCATGACCGCAAAGTCCTGCGCTTCTTTTGCCTCTGGAATGACACAGGGAGCGTTTTTGGGGATTCCCGGGACCTCATACTGCACTACTTCCTGGCTGATGACACCATAGAGATCCGGGAGGTCATCTCACCAAACTCCGGGAGAGATACCGTGGCCAAGTTTTTACACCGCAGCAAACTACCTAAG TGTCCAGCCCGAATGAAGCAGCCTGGAGAGATCACAGACCGCACGGTGCTCAATGTGTTTGCCTCCCCAAGTCAGGGAAAACGCTTCATACTGGACAGCCTCAAG aCAGGCGCTGTCCATGAGGACTTTTATAAGGACTGTGATCTGACTGTGGGTGGGGAGGTGAACGTGTGGGGCAGAAGAGTGATCATCACTGACTGTGATGACTTCACCAAAGACTACTACCGCTCCAAATATGGCATAG AGGACTTCACCCCAGTGCAGTACAAAGCTTCCACAGCCCCCCAAACCCTGAGGCCTGTGCCCCCCTACAATGGCTTTGGCTCAGAGGAGGACTCACTAAGCTCCTGCAAGGGCCTTCTGCCCAAGCCTCCAAAGGCAGATTTCCAAAAATTCATGGAGAAAGACAG ATGTGGCCTAGATAGTAATGTGCTGAATTTCCGTGCCAAGATGGTGACCACCGATGCAGTTGACAGAGACAGGGTATTCATCATCTCCTTCTATCTCTGCGATGACTCCATCAGTGTGTTTGAACGTCCACAGAGGAATTCAG GTGTGCTTGGTGGTAAGTTTCTGCAGCGTGGTCGTATAAAGAAGCCAGGCCAGGAGCTGTTTAAGAGCGAGCTGTCTGAGTACTTCACAGCTCAGGATCTATACGTGGGAGTTACCCTCTGCCTCAACAATAAGCATTTCCAACTTCTGGATGCTGATGAATACACATTTAACTACATGGAGCAACATGCCGAGGAG TTCCCCAAAGCCAATGTGGGCAACATCCTCAGTAAACTACGTTCCACTCCAGAggagaaacagagtgaaatcAGGAAGTTCCTGGCTCTCAGTGACCCCAGCAATACTGGTTTCATCCCGTATGAATCACTCAG GGGCCTGCTAATGGGCCTGGACTGCGGTCTGTCTGTGCATGAGGTGCTGGTTCTATGCCGACGTTTCTCAGAGCGTGAGCAGCCTCAGGTGGACTTGGGTCTGATGCTGGCTGTGGCCCAGGACTTCCTTAAAAAGAAGAACTTTGAAGAACTCCCCGACATGGCCAGAGCCTTCACACACCAGGATCGACACAA CTAG